A region of Nitrospinota bacterium DNA encodes the following proteins:
- a CDS encoding flagellar protein FlgN, giving the protein MEISGLIEELESILSLNIKLYNQMETALEEEFSALKTHSIGQLDGAIKRKLSLAANLRAVEDARLKVIEKISKALGVPVKHIRIRDLAERTGGEAKARLMAIREDLNTATARVTEKNDLNRGFIEKLVTLNASAASNLKELIAPESTYERTGPAAISFKPGQVVSRTF; this is encoded by the coding sequence ATGGAAATATCAGGGCTTATAGAGGAACTGGAAAGCATCCTTTCCCTTAACATAAAGCTTTATAACCAGATGGAGACGGCGCTGGAAGAAGAATTTTCAGCGTTGAAAACCCACTCCATAGGGCAGTTGGACGGGGCCATTAAGAGAAAACTCAGCCTGGCGGCCAACCTTAGGGCCGTGGAGGACGCCCGTTTGAAAGTCATTGAAAAAATATCCAAAGCGCTGGGCGTGCCCGTAAAGCATATAAGAATCAGGGATCTGGCCGAGCGGACAGGCGGGGAAGCCAAAGCGCGGCTTATGGCCATCCGGGAGGACTTGAACACCGCCACGGCGCGGGTCACCGAGAAAAATGATTTAAACCGGGGCTTCATAGAAAAGCTCGTAACGCTCAACGCTTCGGCGGCTTCGAACTTAAAAGAGCTTATCGCTCCGGAATCCACCTACGAGCGGACCGGCCCGGCGGCGATTTCGTTCAAGCCCGGCCAGGTTGTGAGCAGAACATTTTAA
- a CDS encoding rod-binding protein, protein MDSKVSLTPLRAQDLQNIQEPAAGFGGRQVLSLSGDKKLSEKEKLTTLAKEFESVFMGQMLKAMRSTVQKSGFIDGGRGEEVYSSLLDDELARNMAYSRTSGLSEALVQQLLSVSQGSNPAQETGAQNISRDGGKKPMDSNGGGVE, encoded by the coding sequence ATGGATTCGAAGGTGAGCCTAACGCCCCTCAGGGCCCAGGATCTCCAGAATATCCAAGAGCCGGCGGCTGGCTTCGGCGGCAGGCAGGTTCTTTCCCTCTCCGGTGACAAGAAGCTTTCCGAGAAGGAAAAGCTGACTACGCTGGCCAAAGAGTTTGAGTCGGTTTTTATGGGACAGATGCTAAAGGCCATGAGATCAACGGTGCAGAAAAGCGGCTTTATAGACGGCGGGCGCGGCGAAGAGGTTTACAGTAGCCTTCTCGACGACGAATTGGCCAGAAACATGGCCTACTCCCGCACCAGCGGCCTGTCTGAAGCGCTGGTTCAGCAGTTGTTATCGGTATCCCAGGGGAGCAACCCGGCGCAAGAGACTGGAGCGCAAAATATTTCAAGGGATGGCGGCAAAAAACCGATGGATAGTAATGGAGGCGGGGTCGAATAA
- a CDS encoding Gfo/Idh/MocA family oxidoreductase: MAKVKQHRVAIIGCGRIASILEGDPLRAKPCTHAGAFAAHPKTKIVAGADINPERLKLFGRKWRVKGLYDDYRKMLAAEKPDIVSVAAWTEYHAEMVIACAEAGVKGIYCEKPLAVSLPQARKMIKACQKHDVAMVVGHERRWDRRYQVIREKLAAGELGQLRSVTGYCLSGAWPKLSRKKYGGGPVFHDGTHLVDLFRFIAGDAVAAMAVEDRRHGNANVESTVMGVIEFENGARGMIIGGGERQYFHFELDIQTDRARAVITNHSAHLYMKAESMHFTGFTELEPAEFPPVPDYINPFVGGVEDLVNQVETGAPSLSSGVDGYKALEIIMALYRSAGGGGQRVKIPLR; encoded by the coding sequence TTGGCGAAGGTTAAACAACACCGCGTGGCCATAATCGGCTGTGGCAGGATAGCCAGCATTTTGGAGGGAGACCCGTTGCGGGCCAAGCCCTGCACCCATGCCGGGGCGTTCGCCGCCCATCCGAAAACCAAGATAGTGGCCGGGGCGGACATCAATCCGGAACGGCTGAAACTTTTCGGCCGGAAATGGCGCGTGAAGGGATTGTACGACGATTACCGGAAGATGCTGGCCGCCGAGAAACCGGACATTGTAAGCGTGGCCGCGTGGACCGAGTATCACGCCGAGATGGTGATAGCCTGCGCCGAGGCGGGCGTGAAAGGGATATATTGCGAAAAACCCCTGGCTGTGAGCCTGCCCCAGGCGCGCAAAATGATAAAGGCTTGCCAGAAACATGACGTGGCCATGGTGGTGGGCCACGAGCGCCGGTGGGACAGGCGTTACCAGGTTATCCGTGAAAAACTGGCCGCGGGCGAACTGGGCCAATTGCGCTCCGTCACCGGGTATTGTCTCTCGGGCGCGTGGCCAAAACTGTCCCGCAAAAAATACGGCGGCGGCCCGGTGTTTCACGACGGCACCCACCTGGTGGACCTGTTCCGGTTCATCGCTGGCGACGCGGTGGCCGCCATGGCGGTGGAGGACAGGCGTCACGGGAACGCCAACGTGGAGTCCACCGTGATGGGAGTGATAGAGTTTGAAAACGGCGCCCGGGGGATGATAATAGGCGGCGGCGAACGGCAATATTTCCATTTCGAGCTGGACATCCAGACCGACCGCGCCCGCGCCGTGATAACGAACCATTCCGCCCATCTATATATGAAAGCCGAAAGCATGCATTTCACCGGGTTCACGGAACTTGAGCCCGCTGAGTTCCCGCCGGTCCCGGATTACATCAACCCGTTCGTTGGCGGGGTGGAGGATCTTGTAAACCAGGTGGAGACCGGAGCCCCCTCACTATCCTCCGGCGTGGATGGATACAAGGCGCTGGAAATAATCATGGCCCTCTACCGTTCGGCGGGCGGTGGCGGCCAGCGTGTGAAAATACCGCTCCGGTGA
- the flgK gene encoding flagellar hook-associated protein FlgK, protein MPNIYGAMNTAKVALMAHQLSLEVTGQNIANVNNADYTKQEVQLEAAFPIRAGGSPGLVGTGVRATAIVRRFDQFLEGQRTLNKSNTGYWDARQDFMARLEVVFNESGTNGLNGLFDNFFKSWQDLASNAKGLTERTDVVAQGRNLSNMFNKVNQDVKNLRVDLNTKITSSITEINRITGEIANLNAVIHEAEAQNVHANDFRDKRESLVRELSSYVQVNTVEDPTNKEITLSLNNGRALVIGQTAFTLSARQRSDDGLASDIFWRDTSGQEFNITSEFSNGSMGSWIDMRDTDMTSYLDKLDQLSATLIRDINNIHSSGYGLDGSTGQDFFTGFNMVTTANRNNTGTGTITGSIVAPDTLNVHKFQIEFTAPGSYDIRDVTTGSVVATEAYGGGPQVSSYLLGQGMQVTINGAPAANDKFIVNPAADASLNMAVHSAVVTDSNKIAAGLTTNQGDGDNALLLAQLQNSMTMNQATPGASGTATFAQFYNSIVGEAGVASKQAMSAFTQQEGINVEIERRREQVGGVSLDEESMNLIKFQHAYQAAARMVNVVDELLQTLLGMGA, encoded by the coding sequence ATGCCAAACATATATGGGGCGATGAACACGGCCAAGGTGGCCTTGATGGCGCACCAGCTGTCCCTGGAAGTGACCGGCCAGAACATAGCCAACGTCAATAACGCCGATTACACCAAACAGGAAGTCCAGCTTGAAGCGGCTTTCCCAATAAGAGCGGGCGGCTCCCCGGGGCTTGTAGGCACCGGCGTCCGGGCCACCGCAATTGTCCGCCGTTTCGACCAGTTTCTGGAGGGCCAGCGGACGCTCAACAAGTCCAACACCGGATATTGGGACGCCCGGCAGGATTTCATGGCGCGGCTGGAGGTTGTTTTCAACGAGTCCGGAACCAACGGGTTAAACGGGCTTTTCGACAATTTCTTCAAAAGCTGGCAAGACCTGGCCTCCAACGCCAAGGGGCTCACCGAACGCACCGATGTGGTAGCGCAGGGGCGGAACCTGTCCAACATGTTCAACAAGGTGAACCAGGACGTTAAGAATTTAAGGGTGGACCTGAACACCAAGATCACTTCCTCCATCACCGAGATAAACAGGATAACGGGGGAGATAGCCAACCTTAACGCGGTGATCCACGAGGCCGAAGCCCAGAACGTCCACGCCAACGACTTCCGGGATAAGCGCGAATCGCTGGTTCGGGAGCTGTCGTCCTATGTGCAGGTGAACACCGTTGAAGACCCAACCAACAAGGAAATTACCCTCTCCCTTAACAATGGCCGGGCTCTTGTGATAGGGCAGACCGCTTTTACCCTGTCGGCCCGCCAGCGGTCCGACGACGGGCTGGCCTCGGACATATTTTGGAGAGACACCTCCGGCCAGGAGTTCAACATAACTTCGGAATTCTCCAACGGTAGCATGGGCTCCTGGATAGACATGCGGGATACCGACATGACCAGCTACCTGGACAAGCTGGACCAGCTTTCGGCCACGCTCATCCGGGACATAAACAATATCCACTCATCAGGCTACGGGCTGGACGGCTCCACCGGGCAAGACTTTTTCACCGGTTTCAACATGGTGACGACCGCCAACCGCAACAATACCGGCACGGGAACCATAACGGGCTCCATCGTGGCGCCCGACACGCTGAACGTGCACAAGTTCCAGATAGAGTTCACGGCGCCCGGCTCCTATGATATCCGCGACGTTACCACCGGCTCCGTAGTGGCCACCGAGGCTTACGGCGGTGGACCCCAGGTAAGCTCCTATCTGCTGGGGCAGGGGATGCAGGTTACTATAAACGGCGCTCCGGCCGCCAACGACAAGTTCATCGTAAACCCTGCCGCCGACGCGTCGCTGAACATGGCGGTGCATTCCGCGGTGGTTACCGACTCCAACAAGATAGCCGCCGGGCTTACCACCAACCAGGGTGATGGCGACAACGCATTGCTCCTGGCCCAGTTGCAGAACAGCATGACCATGAACCAGGCCACTCCGGGGGCCTCCGGCACGGCCACTTTCGCGCAATTCTATAATTCAATAGTAGGCGAGGCTGGCGTGGCGTCCAAGCAGGCGATGTCGGCCTTCACCCAGCAGGAAGGGATAAACGTGGAAATAGAGCGGCGCCGGGAACAGGTTGGGGGCGTTTCGCTGGATGAAGAGTCCATGAACCTGATAAAGTTCCAGCATGCGTACCAGGCCGCCGCAAGGATGGTGAACGTGGTGGACGAGCTTCTCCAGACCCTGTTAGGGATGGGGGCATAA
- the flgA gene encoding flagellar basal body P-ring formation protein FlgA translates to MKGRLFTAVTIVLSAAFAAWGGEAGPGIIYPANSAVGVKQAVKDKVAAELNAPGRVVESVEVFLPGAVKIPAGADSLEVTMPSLNRTGDRIYATITLKKGETAIGRISATATARVTLSAVVAAREIKRNAIIAPDDVRVEKLTVGGEFDRFANDVADVAGKLAERAIKTNAPVRPEWLSTPRLVNTGDTVSIIAGKGALQISVTGQAKQAGDMGDRIRVVNAESGRQLSAKITGPAEVTVEF, encoded by the coding sequence ATGAAAGGCAGATTATTTACGGCGGTGACCATCGTCCTCTCGGCGGCCTTTGCCGCATGGGGGGGCGAGGCCGGGCCAGGAATTATCTACCCGGCAAATTCTGCCGTGGGCGTTAAACAGGCCGTGAAAGACAAGGTGGCCGCCGAATTGAACGCGCCGGGCCGGGTGGTGGAGTCGGTGGAGGTTTTTCTGCCCGGCGCCGTTAAAATTCCGGCCGGGGCGGACAGCCTGGAGGTTACGATGCCTTCCCTTAACCGGACCGGCGACAGGATATACGCCACCATCACATTAAAAAAAGGTGAAACGGCAATTGGCCGTATCAGCGCCACCGCCACCGCCCGGGTCACTTTAAGCGCCGTGGTAGCGGCCAGGGAAATAAAACGAAACGCCATAATCGCCCCCGATGACGTGCGGGTGGAGAAACTGACCGTGGGCGGCGAGTTCGACCGGTTCGCCAACGACGTGGCCGATGTGGCTGGCAAGCTGGCCGAAAGGGCGATAAAGACCAACGCCCCCGTGAGGCCTGAATGGCTATCAACACCCAGGCTCGTTAATACCGGAGACACCGTCTCCATAATCGCCGGCAAAGGCGCCCTTCAGATCAGCGTCACCGGCCAGGCCAAACAGGCCGGCGACATGGGCGACAGGATAAGGGTTGTGAATGCGGAGTCGGGCAGACAGCTTTCCGCCAAGATAACCGGCCCGGCGGAAGTGACCGTGGAATTTTAA
- the flgF gene encoding flagellar basal-body rod protein FlgF, whose translation MHSGMYVAATGFLASERRLETITNNLANINTPGYKADRLVFESYLSKAGASEPTAATRSEGTRPSDFVVPSEQYTDQAQGPMKSTGNPLDLAIEGEGFFAVMTANGERYTRAGNFQVGPNGELVTANGDVALDDMDRPIIVNDGVVTVDQSGQIWVEKESATGQNSDVPMEMSASGRSAGKLKIVEFSKPLELTKEGNGLYRAEDPGAALKAENARVSQGTLEQSNVNMIMEMTQLIQNQRLAETYQKLITENDAMTGQMISQVGR comes from the coding sequence ATGCACAGCGGGATGTACGTGGCCGCCACCGGGTTTTTAGCCTCGGAGCGGCGGCTGGAGACCATCACCAACAACCTGGCGAACATTAACACGCCCGGTTACAAGGCCGACAGGCTTGTGTTTGAAAGTTATCTTTCCAAGGCCGGGGCTTCGGAGCCAACAGCCGCAACCCGCTCCGAGGGAACACGTCCAAGCGATTTTGTCGTTCCCTCCGAGCAGTACACCGACCAGGCCCAGGGCCCCATGAAAAGCACCGGCAATCCGTTGGACCTGGCTATCGAAGGCGAAGGGTTTTTCGCGGTGATGACCGCCAATGGCGAGCGTTACACCAGGGCCGGCAATTTCCAGGTGGGGCCCAACGGAGAGCTTGTAACCGCCAACGGCGACGTGGCGCTGGACGACATGGACCGCCCCATCATAGTGAATGACGGCGTGGTGACTGTTGACCAGTCGGGCCAGATATGGGTGGAGAAAGAGTCCGCCACCGGGCAAAACTCCGACGTCCCCATGGAGATGTCCGCCTCGGGCAGGAGCGCCGGAAAGCTGAAGATAGTGGAGTTTTCCAAACCATTGGAGCTTACGAAAGAAGGGAACGGCCTTTACAGGGCCGAAGACCCCGGAGCGGCCCTGAAAGCGGAAAACGCCAGGGTTTCCCAGGGGACATTGGAGCAGTCCAACGTGAACATGATCATGGAGATGACCCAGCTTATCCAGAACCAGAGGCTGGCGGAGACATACCAGAAATTGATAACCGAGAACGACGCAATGACCGGGCAGATGATAAGCCAGGTGGGCAGATAA
- a CDS encoding class I SAM-dependent methyltransferase, translating into MSVKTRNPLVGDRLYVSQKEFYRKTYIEETAPPWEKSFDQGWLGATLEKLGPGQGKLALDIGAGSGRASIIMARRGYKVVGVDYVFHPLPSALARARNRPWPKFINTDLFEAPFRQGSFDMALDWGVFHHIRRRDTAGYISAVTALLKPGGVFLLGCFSRNFRHEGEGNRKRNWTVHRGHYDRFSSAGELRAIFAPYFIMGRVWESPSGFYYLSMRKAG; encoded by the coding sequence ATGAGCGTCAAAACCCGCAATCCTCTTGTCGGCGACCGGCTGTATGTCTCCCAAAAGGAGTTTTACCGGAAGACATATATAGAAGAGACCGCGCCGCCCTGGGAAAAGTCTTTCGACCAGGGATGGCTGGGAGCGACTTTAGAAAAGCTCGGCCCCGGCCAGGGGAAACTGGCGCTGGACATAGGCGCGGGCTCCGGACGCGCCTCCATAATCATGGCCCGGCGCGGTTATAAGGTTGTTGGGGTGGATTATGTTTTCCATCCACTCCCCTCGGCTTTAGCCAGGGCGCGAAACCGCCCATGGCCCAAGTTCATAAACACGGACCTTTTCGAGGCGCCGTTCAGGCAAGGCTCGTTCGACATGGCGCTGGACTGGGGGGTGTTCCACCATATAAGGCGCAGGGACACGGCGGGATACATTTCCGCTGTGACGGCCTTGTTAAAACCTGGCGGCGTTTTTCTGCTGGGTTGTTTCTCACGGAACTTCCGGCACGAAGGGGAAGGGAATAGAAAACGGAACTGGACCGTTCACCGGGGCCATTACGACCGGTTCTCCAGCGCCGGGGAACTGCGCGCCATATTCGCTCCATATTTTATAATGGGCCGGGTGTGGGAAAGCCCTTCGGGATTTTATTACCTGTCCATGCGCAAGGCGGGCTGA
- a CDS encoding flagellar basal body P-ring protein FlgI, with the protein MKPGRNRLTKAITLLAVAVITLASPAVVEGSRLKDISSVEGVRSNQLIGYGLVVGLKNTGDKSYKSPFTIQTLLSMLERLGTTVDVRQLTDSRVGVSDVRMLRDVRVENVAAVMVTAELPPFSRQGSKIDVVVSSLGDARSLHGGTLLLTPLKAANGEVFAVAQGPISVGGYSERVRRVSETKNHPTVARIASGAVVEKEVEFEFSKLAKFTISLHNPDFTTTQRTTAAINAALGPDTAKALDSAAIEITIPADYADRKVDLLARIENIDVETDNQAKVVLDERTGTVIIGENVRISRVAISHGNLTIRVEDGAKTGGQMVSVPRTLLTVEELGGKSDRVAVMEPGVSIADIVKALNSLGVAPRDLVAIFQTLKVSGALKAELEII; encoded by the coding sequence ATGAAACCAGGACGTAACAGACTGACAAAGGCCATTACCCTTCTGGCCGTGGCGGTTATAACATTAGCCAGCCCGGCGGTGGTGGAAGGCTCCAGGCTCAAAGACATCTCCTCTGTGGAGGGTGTGCGGAGCAACCAGCTGATAGGTTACGGGCTGGTGGTGGGCCTTAAAAACACTGGTGACAAGTCATACAAAAGCCCGTTCACCATTCAAACCCTGCTCTCCATGCTGGAGCGGCTGGGCACCACCGTGGACGTGAGGCAACTTACCGATTCCCGCGTGGGAGTGTCCGACGTGAGGATGCTCCGTGACGTGCGGGTGGAGAACGTGGCGGCGGTGATGGTTACCGCCGAGCTTCCCCCGTTTTCAAGACAGGGCTCGAAAATAGACGTGGTGGTATCCTCTTTGGGGGACGCCCGCAGTCTTCATGGCGGCACGCTTCTGCTTACTCCGTTAAAAGCCGCCAATGGCGAAGTGTTCGCCGTGGCGCAGGGGCCCATATCGGTGGGCGGGTACAGTGAGAGGGTCCGCCGGGTGAGTGAAACGAAAAACCACCCCACTGTGGCCAGGATAGCCAGCGGAGCCGTGGTGGAAAAAGAGGTGGAGTTTGAATTCTCCAAACTGGCTAAATTCACCATATCCCTGCACAACCCGGATTTCACCACTACCCAGCGGACCACGGCGGCCATAAACGCCGCGCTGGGGCCGGACACGGCCAAGGCGCTGGACTCCGCGGCCATTGAAATAACCATCCCCGCCGATTACGCAGACAGGAAAGTGGACCTGCTGGCCCGTATCGAAAATATAGACGTGGAGACGGACAACCAGGCCAAAGTGGTGCTGGATGAACGTACCGGCACGGTGATAATCGGCGAGAACGTCCGTATATCCCGGGTAGCCATATCCCACGGGAACCTGACCATCCGGGTGGAGGATGGCGCCAAGACCGGCGGCCAGATGGTATCGGTACCTAGAACCCTTCTCACGGTGGAAGAGTTGGGCGGCAAATCTGACCGGGTGGCGGTAATGGAACCGGGGGTAAGCATAGCCGACATTGTGAAGGCCCTAAACTCCCTAGGGGTGGCCCCACGGGATTTAGTGGCGATTTTCCAGACACTTAAAGTATCCGGCGCCTTGAAAGCGGAGCTGGAGATAATCTAA
- a CDS encoding flagellar basal body L-ring protein FlgH, translated as MTNILIRSAAALLLALTAFTAACSTTPPPRPSVEAEPEKHTYNNGSLWPGATKKNILFSDNKASRIGDIVTVHIIEKTTALNKSDTSDSSSLDNSISLDTGSVTPTEIKLGGGKKYTGRGSTGRSDQFSATVSCVVTEVLGNGNMLVEGQRRMAVNNEEQYILVRGMVRPDDIKYNNTVLSSQMADVDIQYTGGGGMDSGKAPGWLGKALNKVWPF; from the coding sequence ATGACAAACATTTTGATCCGGTCCGCGGCGGCGCTGTTACTGGCCCTTACGGCCTTCACCGCCGCCTGCTCCACCACCCCGCCGCCACGGCCCTCGGTGGAAGCGGAGCCGGAGAAACACACCTACAACAACGGGTCTCTGTGGCCCGGCGCCACGAAGAAGAACATTTTGTTCTCCGACAACAAGGCCAGCAGGATCGGGGACATAGTGACCGTCCATATAATCGAAAAGACCACGGCGCTCAACAAGTCCGACACGTCCGACAGCTCATCGCTGGACAACAGCATTTCATTGGACACCGGCTCTGTGACCCCCACGGAGATAAAGCTGGGCGGCGGCAAGAAATACACCGGCAGGGGTAGCACCGGGCGGTCCGACCAGTTCTCCGCCACGGTTTCCTGCGTGGTTACAGAGGTGCTTGGCAACGGCAACATGCTGGTGGAGGGCCAGCGCCGGATGGCCGTAAACAACGAGGAACAGTACATCCTGGTGCGCGGCATGGTGCGGCCAGACGACATTAAGTACAACAACACGGTCCTTTCCTCGCAGATGGCCGATGTGGACATCCAATACACCGGCGGTGGCGGCATGGACAGCGGCAAGGCCCCGGGCTGGCTAGGGAAGGCTCTAAACAAAGTATGGCCTTTCTAA
- the flgL gene encoding flagellar hook-associated protein FlgL, which yields MFRITNRMMYDSTLFHTFRNNQGMLAAQEQLSTGKRINRPSDDPVGMMEVLQFRTDIGKADQYLRVMDNADAYLGTADSTLGSVHDQLKVVKELAVQHAGAPMGTAENRITAATQVDNIIQQMIQYGNTRVGDRYIFSGQKSNNMAVDSNGNYLGSGKDLRAEINTNTIIPVSVRASEFLTTDMNPALSSANNGTLLASLNGGSGVPAGNFSITNRLGATATITTAAMTDLQDVIAAINGTGLNVTATISADGTALVLTDSNANPTQALSIIDGGSGTAQALGISGSRNTSVFTGDDLNPTISGNTLLSDLYGGTGLTLTNITLTNSASSATVTFTGAETTVQNVLDAINAVGAGINVNAAIDAMGQKLNITSTNPATVANAFDTATGSTAEFLGIGGGQNVIPVLQRLSAALKANDTNGIMTSMALLDTTMANVNAVRGSVGARANQVVSTRDSVDQGKYENTKLKSFVEDADFLKAASDLAMLQTAYQATLKSSSSIVQPSLLDFLR from the coding sequence ATGTTCAGAATAACAAACCGCATGATGTACGACAGCACCCTGTTCCACACCTTCAGGAACAACCAGGGCATGCTGGCCGCCCAGGAACAGCTCTCCACGGGCAAAAGAATAAACCGCCCAAGCGACGACCCGGTTGGAATGATGGAGGTTCTCCAGTTCCGCACAGACATAGGCAAGGCCGACCAGTACCTGAGGGTCATGGACAATGCGGACGCTTACCTCGGCACGGCCGACTCCACCCTGGGTTCCGTGCATGACCAGCTTAAGGTGGTGAAGGAATTGGCCGTCCAGCACGCCGGGGCTCCCATGGGTACCGCAGAAAACCGGATAACCGCCGCCACCCAGGTGGACAATATAATCCAGCAGATGATCCAATACGGCAACACCAGGGTTGGCGACCGGTATATTTTCTCCGGCCAGAAATCCAACAACATGGCCGTGGACTCCAACGGAAACTACCTTGGCTCCGGGAAAGACCTGAGGGCGGAGATCAACACCAACACCATAATCCCGGTCTCGGTGCGCGCCTCCGAGTTTTTGACCACCGACATGAACCCGGCCCTATCTTCCGCAAACAACGGCACCCTGCTCGCCAGCCTTAACGGCGGCTCCGGCGTGCCGGCGGGCAATTTTTCCATTACAAACAGGCTGGGGGCTACCGCCACCATCACCACTGCGGCAATGACTGACCTTCAGGATGTGATAGCCGCCATAAACGGAACGGGGTTAAACGTCACGGCCACCATATCGGCGGATGGAACCGCTCTTGTACTTACAGACAGCAACGCCAATCCCACACAGGCGCTTTCAATAATAGACGGCGGCTCCGGAACGGCGCAGGCGCTGGGCATATCCGGGTCACGCAACACCAGCGTGTTCACCGGGGACGACTTGAACCCCACGATTTCCGGTAATACATTACTGTCCGACCTGTACGGTGGAACCGGCCTTACGCTGACCAATATAACTCTTACCAACAGCGCCTCCTCGGCCACCGTCACCTTCACCGGGGCCGAAACCACGGTCCAGAACGTGCTGGACGCCATCAACGCCGTTGGAGCCGGGATAAACGTTAACGCGGCCATCGACGCCATGGGCCAGAAGCTGAATATCACCTCCACAAACCCCGCCACCGTCGCCAACGCTTTCGACACCGCCACCGGCTCCACGGCGGAGTTTCTGGGCATAGGCGGCGGCCAGAACGTGATACCTGTGCTTCAGCGGCTGTCAGCCGCCTTGAAAGCCAACGATACGAACGGTATAATGACATCCATGGCGTTGCTGGACACAACGATGGCCAACGTCAACGCGGTTAGAGGCTCCGTGGGGGCCCGCGCCAACCAGGTGGTTTCCACGCGAGACTCGGTGGACCAGGGCAAGTACGAGAACACGAAGCTTAAATCCTTCGTGGAGGATGCGGATTTCCTTAAGGCCGCTTCCGACCTCGCCATGTTGCAGACTGCCTACCAGGCCACGCTGAAGTCTTCATCGTCTATCGTCCAGCCGTCGTTGCTGGACTTCTTAAGGTAA
- the flgG gene encoding flagellar basal-body rod protein FlgG, protein MIRSLYTGATGMVAQQMNVDVIANNLANVNTYGFKRSRADFQDLLYQTLRAPGTVNATGSQVPTGIQVGLGVKPAGVTKTFLQGDLKSTSNELDMAIEGKGFFQIQKPDGTVAYTRAGNFQLDNTGTIVNIDGYPLYPPVTIPSDATLISMDKQGKISVTQPGSTTPNEVGQIELANFVNPAGLLSDGKSLYMESDASGPPMVGSAGTNELGTILQGYVEVSNVSVVEELTQMIMAQRGYEVNSKSVTASDEMLQTATNIKR, encoded by the coding sequence ATGATAAGGTCGTTATACACCGGCGCCACAGGCATGGTGGCCCAGCAGATGAACGTGGACGTAATCGCCAACAACCTGGCCAACGTGAACACCTACGGGTTCAAACGGAGCCGGGCGGATTTCCAGGACCTGCTCTACCAAACCCTCCGAGCGCCTGGCACGGTGAACGCCACCGGCTCCCAGGTTCCCACGGGAATCCAGGTGGGTTTGGGCGTAAAACCGGCGGGCGTAACCAAAACATTTCTACAGGGCGACTTAAAATCCACATCGAACGAGCTGGACATGGCCATCGAGGGCAAAGGGTTTTTCCAGATACAAAAACCCGACGGCACAGTGGCCTACACCCGGGCTGGCAACTTCCAGCTGGACAACACGGGAACCATCGTCAACATAGACGGGTACCCGTTGTATCCACCCGTCACCATCCCTTCAGACGCCACGCTGATAAGCATGGACAAGCAGGGGAAGATCAGCGTCACCCAGCCCGGCTCCACCACGCCCAACGAGGTGGGGCAGATAGAGCTGGCCAATTTCGTAAACCCCGCCGGGCTTCTGTCCGACGGCAAGAGTTTATACATGGAGTCAGACGCTTCCGGCCCTCCCATGGTGGGCTCCGCCGGAACCAACGAGCTTGGCACCATCCTGCAAGGATATGTGGAAGTTTCCAACGTCTCGGTGGTGGAAGAGCTTACGCAGATGATCATGGCCCAGCGCGGTTACGAGGTGAACTCCAAATCGGTCACCGCGTCGGACGAAATGCTCCAGACGGCCACGAACATAAAACGGTAA